In one window of Reinekea forsetii DNA:
- a CDS encoding SDR family NAD(P)-dependent oxidoreductase, with protein MNKQTTLIIGASSAIAKALAAQVIADPDAELVLVSRDVSYYQSAEFEHAKLVRVSDYQEAEIGLAVARIQRATESDIARVFICHGVLHNDNCQPEKRLEDFSAASFTEIVSANTITPMLWLKSLMPILTGRQKCKVVVFSARVGSIADNAIGGWYSYRASKAAMNMLLKSAAVELARRAKNIKLISFHPGTTDTPLSKPFQRSVPDGKLFTSEFVAEQLLSIVADTPVDGTASFLDWQGKTIPW; from the coding sequence ATGAACAAACAAACCACTCTAATCATCGGGGCTAGCAGCGCGATAGCCAAGGCCTTGGCCGCGCAAGTTATTGCCGACCCAGACGCAGAACTGGTTTTGGTCAGCCGCGATGTGAGCTACTACCAAAGCGCCGAGTTTGAGCACGCCAAACTGGTTCGAGTAAGCGACTATCAAGAGGCTGAAATCGGTCTCGCGGTGGCCCGCATACAGCGCGCGACCGAATCGGACATTGCCCGGGTTTTTATCTGCCATGGGGTCTTGCACAACGACAACTGCCAGCCAGAAAAGCGCTTGGAGGACTTCTCCGCCGCGTCCTTCACTGAAATTGTCAGCGCCAACACGATCACCCCGATGCTCTGGTTAAAATCTTTAATGCCGATCCTAACGGGCCGCCAGAAGTGCAAGGTGGTGGTCTTTAGCGCCCGAGTCGGCAGCATAGCCGACAATGCAATTGGTGGCTGGTACAGCTATCGCGCCTCCAAGGCTGCGATGAATATGCTGCTCAAGTCGGCTGCGGTGGAACTCGCGCGTCGGGCAAAAAACATCAAACTGATCTCTTTTCACCCCGGCACCACGGATACACCCCTGTCGAAGCCGTTTCAGCGCAGCGTACCGGACGGTAAGCTCTTTACCAGTGAATTTGTCGCCGAGCAGCTATTAAGCATCGTGGCCGACACGCCAGTCGATGGCACAGCCAGTTTCCTCGATTGGCAAGGCAAAACCATACCCTGGTAG
- a CDS encoding DUF6435 family protein, with protein MFSMFKSDPTKKLKKQYEAKLQEAMEAQRGGDIRSYSMLSEEADGLYKQFLAAEQEAKAK; from the coding sequence ATGTTTTCTATGTTCAAGTCTGACCCAACGAAAAAACTCAAGAAGCAGTACGAAGCCAAACTTCAAGAGGCCATGGAAGCCCAACGAGGCGGCGATATTCGCAGCTACTCCATGCTCAGCGAGGAAGCGGATGGCTTGTACAAGCAGTTCCTCGCCGCCGAGCAAGAAGCAAAGGCAAAATAG
- the speD gene encoding adenosylmethionine decarboxylase, giving the protein MLLKNDSDFSVKDYFQTVDGVEFAGTHIILDVWGAKKLTDSGFMEAVFNNCICSSDATLLHMHVHCFESSGGISGVAVLAESHISVHTWPERDYAAFDIFMCGKSRPEESVKVIIDAFCPSHHSLTTMRRGIVETGAVNDCSIWQYAHNR; this is encoded by the coding sequence ATGTTATTAAAAAATGACTCCGATTTCTCTGTAAAGGACTATTTTCAAACGGTCGATGGCGTGGAGTTTGCTGGCACTCATATTATACTTGATGTGTGGGGCGCTAAAAAATTAACTGACAGTGGCTTTATGGAGGCCGTGTTTAATAACTGCATTTGTTCAAGTGATGCAACACTTTTGCACATGCATGTTCATTGCTTCGAGTCCAGTGGTGGTATTTCAGGGGTGGCAGTTCTGGCGGAATCACACATTTCGGTACATACATGGCCAGAGCGAGATTATGCGGCCTTTGATATTTTTATGTGTGGTAAGTCTAGGCCCGAGGAATCGGTAAAGGTCATTATTGATGCGTTTTGTCCCTCACACCATTCGCTTACCACAATGCGCCGCGGCATTGTCGAGACGGGGGCTGTGAATGATTGCTCAATTTGGCAATATGCACATAATCGGTAA
- a CDS encoding MFS transporter has protein sequence MKQRDVNKYLLIAAHGLAKMGNSLQDVVFILLIVGLLKGNEFQMGLVITIQFIPYLFFGYLGGVVADRYNRKTNMLIADAIRFSLALALTYLVFFNLESVALLACIAFLSTTCRCFYQPAQQAMLPELVKKADLTKYNSRFQVSENLGVIAGPLIAGVIVTVGEYWQAFLFDSMTYLVSLMLVFLINYYPLSKNGRISDSNEIRFNIFRYLNGRRKLFDTVYCSAASILAISAIIRLVIPLYITVDMNRPPELVAWTLGLIAAGTLFGAYLFGKVETTLNTPTVYWLVYGLCISMLFVSNNLFWLLGWAFVLGVSGAFVDVALICSIQKNTEEKYMGKVFSYFSTLANTGEALSGFIVGVVLMVVSAKYSGVLLGFICACIAFGFIIVRLLERKRHSTWPVESEKYMS, from the coding sequence ATGAAACAAAGAGATGTTAATAAGTATCTCTTAATAGCCGCCCACGGCCTCGCTAAGATGGGCAATAGCTTACAGGATGTTGTATTTATCCTGTTAATTGTTGGTCTGTTGAAAGGTAATGAATTTCAAATGGGCTTGGTTATTACCATTCAGTTTATTCCCTATCTTTTTTTCGGCTACCTGGGTGGTGTGGTGGCAGACCGGTATAACAGGAAAACGAACATGCTGATAGCGGATGCTATTCGATTTTCTTTGGCGCTTGCCTTAACATACCTGGTTTTCTTCAATCTAGAAAGTGTCGCACTGTTGGCTTGTATCGCTTTCTTGTCGACAACCTGTAGGTGTTTCTATCAACCCGCTCAACAAGCCATGTTGCCAGAACTGGTAAAGAAAGCAGATCTTACGAAATATAACAGTAGATTCCAAGTCTCAGAGAATTTGGGTGTTATTGCTGGGCCACTCATAGCGGGCGTAATTGTGACAGTAGGCGAGTATTGGCAAGCCTTCTTATTCGACTCAATGACCTATCTCGTTTCCTTAATGCTGGTTTTTCTAATTAACTATTATCCTCTGAGCAAGAATGGTCGAATCAGCGATTCCAATGAAATTAGGTTTAATATTTTCAGGTACCTGAATGGTCGAAGGAAGCTTTTTGACACCGTGTATTGTTCCGCAGCCTCTATTCTTGCAATTTCAGCAATTATTCGTCTTGTTATTCCGTTGTACATAACGGTGGATATGAACCGGCCGCCTGAACTTGTGGCCTGGACCTTAGGTTTGATCGCTGCGGGAACCCTATTTGGCGCCTACCTGTTCGGGAAAGTCGAAACCACACTGAATACGCCCACGGTCTATTGGTTGGTTTACGGTCTATGTATATCAATGTTGTTTGTGTCGAATAATCTCTTTTGGCTGTTAGGATGGGCCTTCGTTTTAGGTGTTTCAGGTGCGTTTGTGGATGTCGCGCTAATTTGCAGCATTCAAAAGAATACCGAAGAAAAATACATGGGTAAGGTTTTTAGCTATTTCTCTACTCTCGCCAATACCGGTGAAGCGCTTTCAGGATTTATTGTTGGAGTTGTTTTAATGGTAGTCAGCGCCAAATATTCAGGCGTTCTACTTGGTTTTATCTGCGCTTGCATAGCCTTCGGCTTTATAATTGTTCGTTTGTTAGAACGAAAAAGGCACAGTACTTGGCCCGTTGAAAGCGAAAAATATATGTCTTAG